CAAAATTTCTCTTCTGAACGTCAATGTCTTCCAGGATTGTTTGAAGACTACAGTCCTGGACATTGTCCGTGTTGATGAGGCTCACTACATGCTTGCAGTCAGATTGGACTTCTATAGTTGTTCATCCTGCAAACTGAGCCATTTCGAGCGCCTCTCTGATTGCTAGAGCTTCTTCAGTGGCTGCAATTCCTTTCCTCCTCATAGTAATTCCTTTCGCTCTCACTAATTCTCCGCGCCAGTTCCTTGCAATAATCCCAAGACCTGATCTGACCATTTTAGCCGAGATGGCAGCGTCCGTATTGATCCTTATTGTTCCTTCCTTAGGAGGTTCCCAACGCTGCTGGATTGGTGTTGCCTTTTCTGGTTCAGAATTTGATCCTATGTCTGACTCCTTTGCTGCCTCATACTCGATCCATTCCTGTTGTGCCTTGTCAACAATTATCTTTGCATTAGCTATCTCCTGTTGGAAAGTAAACTTGTTCTTTGCTTTCCAGATTTGCCATAAGATGTTTGCTGTAAGTTGGATTCTGCCCACACCTTGAGTCTCTTTTGCTGCCTGCAACACTGCTTCCCACCATCTCCATAGGGTGCCTTGAAGTTTAGCTAGCCCTTCCCACCGAACAGGTGCAATCTTCCATGTTACTTGCGCTGTTGGGCAGTTgaaaaagatatgttcaatgGTTTCCATGTCATCCCCACAGCAGTGACAAATCTTGTTCCCTATGCCAAACCTTTTGTAGAGAGCTTCCTTAGTAGCCAATCCGTTTTGTAGACATCTCCATAAGAAATGTTTCAATTTCAGCTTAATGGTTAGGctccacaaagttttccaaactGTATGCTTTCTTATCTCCCAACTGGTTTCCGGATCAGGTGCTAGCCTTGGAATTTGGAAATTCAAACAAAGGTTTCTTGGGTTCGTTTTTGGAAGACTAGGTTGCTGATTTGTGAGGTTGTCACGTGTGCAAGAATTTGGCAAGTCCGAATTTGGTAGTTTGAGTGTGACTAGGAATTGTTTTGAATCCCAAGTCAACTTGAATTCCCAATTTCAGATTGCTTTCTTGTTCCACTTCAAGATTGATCCAAGTgtgttctttcttttcttgcatttctctctttttttttcatgcaaaacagatttgtttttctttcttttccttcactTCAGATCAAAGCTCAAAGAACAAGATTTGGTCTCAAGTTATGCACAAGATCAGCCGCAACTTCCTTtgttcaagaaaacaagagctAAAGTTTGTCCAAGGTTCAAGATTTGATCAACtttgatttcaagaattcaagaactcTAGATTGTCAACCCAAGACTTCAAGATTTGtccaagaaatttcagaaattcaaTCAAGAAACTTCCAGACCTTGGTATacttccaagaaacaagagaaccAGCCACTTATGATTCAAGAAACAGAAAACACTAGCGCAATTTGTCAAGAAACCCTAGTTTgagtttcagatttttttttactctcAACGACTTTAAGGCTTGACAAACGAAGAAACAAGACACACACAACCAGAAACACGATACCGACGAGAGATAAGGTTCGGACAGCCAAGAAAATATGCGGCAGCAAGAAATAACAACAAAAAACGCTAATGGAACTACTAGATTAAACACGGGCAACAAAGAATGGACTCGATTAGCAAGGAACAAACACAAGAAAACATGACACAAGTTGAAAGTTTAACACAAGACAATATGGAAAAAAAACCCTAGCGATCCAACTAGGAGAACACGACCATATTTGAAAACAAGGAAAACTTACTTGACACGAACAAGATATACTTGAATTCGTCAACTGACTCTGATTACCAAGTTGATACGAACCCGCCTTAGGGTATGAACTCGTATCCCACCAAATCCTGGATCTCGACGAAGAAAACAAGTTGGAGTGCGGAACCTTGACCcttcttgtagacaccaaatttttattttttatttatttattatttttattttaatttattgataattaTTAGCTATTTTTACTTATTAATCTCATGATTttattttagacattttttttagcattttagatACCAAATCTTtttaatttagctttatttgttattattttcatttttattgattaaatgtatttattttcatttcttgcttaattAGTcgcttaatttttattttaagacatttttaatattaaaatttgtcgaaaaaaagaaaattgttcacaaaaatatgctttaaatttttcagattcaatttatgaaaataattgatttattaaaaaaaagaaaaaaaaggaagtcaCGCGCGCGTGCCGCGCGCTCTACTTCTCTTAAGCTTCGTACTAGCAGAAACAGAAGCAGAATTGcagtgtttttttttcccaGCTCTTTCTCATCGCTTCGTCTCATTTTTTAGCTCCGTTCGATTGTTTTAGTATAAGTCATCTGGCTTAATCTAGAAACCTCAATGGTTTGGGCATCAAGAACCATCAAACGGTTCCTCAAATACCATAGAAAGGTGGCTTCATCTATACCATTACTGAGAGGGTTTAGGTTCTGGTGTGCCATATAAAAGCATAAAGAGGGTTTAAGGGAATCCAGGGGGATGATGGCTGAAGGGAGGTTTTAGAGAGAATCTGGAGTGACGgcggaggaaaaaaaaaagagctttgAGACTGGAGAGAAAActggaaaataaaagaaaaagaaaggtgaGTGTGTGACGGCTGAAAAGaaggaaacaagaaacaagataGTGTGGCGGCTAGAGAGGAAAAACTAAGAGAATTTGGTGAGTAAAAAAGAGCAGGAgtgaaagagagggaaaacGAGAGAGAGACAGAGTGAAAAGGCAGAAAGCAAGGGAGAGCTAGAGGGAAGAAACCAATGGTTTCGACACGAAAAGGGGGTTTTTGggcagaggaaagaaagaacttGGGACTAAGGGAAATCAAGCAACAAAGCAACGGAGCAAGAGGAGGAGAACCAAGAAGGAGCCACGGCTGAGCAAGATCTTTGAGGGTTCAAGTCAAACCAAAAGAAGGAGAGGAGCTACTACGGGAGTCCCTTTTCCATCGCTGCTAGAAAATCCCACCAAAATAGCGCTGTAAGGTTCTTATCAGCCCTTTCCTATAGATAATCTCTGTTAATACGTGATgtcttttgattatttctttTGGCTTTGAGCCCCTTAGTATGGCAAAAAGGAGTTGCAGTTGCTGTTTTCCTTATCATTGTAGCCTAAAGCTGTAACCTTTTTGCTGGCATTTTGCATGACAAGTATGTTAGGGTTCCAAATTTGTTTGGTGTTGTTATTTTGTTCCCAAGCTGAAGTTTAGGAGCAAAGATGttaactttgaaaagaaaaaatgacatTTACATGGCCAGTTTATTCGAAAATGCATCTGAAGTCATATGTTGGGTAAGTTGTAGAAGGTTCCCAGTTTGTGCGTGTTTTCTGTTCTGATTTTTATGCTGAAAAATCAAGGTTTTACATTGGCAAAAGTATGAAGAACGTTCGATTAATCTGTTGCCTGAGTTTTGGATTGCATGCGGCTGAGATTGGTACCTTAAGAATCTACTGCAACAAGCTCACAGTtctcggcttgttgcagcagtacgggcaaatcagttttttttctttggttgcTCGTTCGATGTTCTTGTTTTTTGCTGTTTGACTGGGATGTTGTGAACATGTTTTCTATTAAAGCATGATTTAGACCCTTCTTAGGGACAAAAGCCTTTAGTGTTCTTCCATGCGCGAAGCAAGAGGGATGAGAATCATGAGTTTTGAGTTTATTGTCTGGTGCATTTTTCTGATGCGGTCTTTGATTGTTCTATGAaatttttgggtcaaagttTAGCTAGTGTTCAGGTCACTTTGTTACATTTGGTGTCCGAAAGCTTGTTGGATGTCTCCCCTCTCCCTTGTTTCATGTTCTCGTGTTTTAGTTGCATTGAGTCGTTTTCTGGTTACTGGTATGAGGAATCACAGGTTGCTGCAACAAGCTCGAAACTCTCAGTTTTATTGCAGCAATGTGTACAGAACTTCTTCTTTCCTTGTTTGCTTTGTTTTTCTGGTCGAGCCTTAATAAGATCTTCAAGTCACATTTGCTGCGTTTTGTGTCTGGAAGTTGTTAAAGTCCCCTCTCCCCCTGTCCCAAGTTTCCTGCATTCATGTGTATAAATAAGTTTAGGACATgcattgagttttttttttcttctgtttaAAGGTATTTGCTTCGGTATGAGCAACTAAAAATTGTTATAACAAGGTTGGAATTACTTGCTTGTTATAGCAATGTTGATAGCTCTCGATTAATTGTAGCAAAGTGAAACTCGACCAGgctgcatttttgttttgttggacTGTCAAGACCATTGCTTGGTAGTTTAGGAAAGGTTCAGTCATAGTTTTTTGGAAAAGGGAGTTTCCTGGCTTGTTGCAGCAACAAAGgtagatattttttttttttttgcaaatgagTGAAACCTTCGCTGCTCcaagttcattttcttttgctgATTTTGTGTTCAGCCCCCTTGTTTGATTTCAGTGGGGAAAACAATGGCATTTGGTTGATGTTAACAACATGGAATTGAGGTCATTGCATTtgtgtttggtttggtttgagTTGTTTCATCAATGTGTTTCGGTTAGAATGAGGAAAGTTGCAGCTAACTTAGAATTGCAGAAAGCTTCATtagctgtcaaaatttttttagtaGAAAGCTTTGTTCGTTTGGTTTTGCATGGAGTTTGCATGAAAAACCTCCTCATTTTGGTTCTGCCATTCCCTTGCATGCATGATAAGTTGGAATGATAATTTGAGGATTGGGTTGCAGTTTGAGAAGTTTGTGAAATCATGTCCCGCATGATTGCTGAAGCCTAAAAGTATAGAAAGtagttgcagaagcttgtttcATTCGTAGTGTttgcatgctttgcatgaaAACAGTTTCCAAAATTGCAAACCATCCCCTTAAGTCTCCCACTTGAtatcctcggtgacatgttttctatgccaattCAATGCCACCTATAGTATTGTGCCAagtgtcctgttattatttacacttgtgttaaaccaaaccacttgggatcctcggttACATATTTGCAATGCCAATCCAATGCCACCTATAGTATTGCGCCAAGTGTCttattattatttacactttaattttctaataattcaaattGATTTGGTTTAACACAAATTTTCTTAACCCTCCAAACCATTGAACCAAAATTAACCACCGGTCTAATTCATCTACCAATACTTTCATCATTGATTCCCTTCAAACCCTTCAAACTCTCCGATCCATTCCGATGAGGTCCACACTTCACTGCCGATTCCTTCTTCCTCCGATGAGGTCCTTTTGATTGGCTCATCTTCACTGCCGATTGGCTCACCGTCAAAGGCACCTGCGGCTACGGAGGCTACAGCGCAGGCACCACCACCACCGCCAGAGGTGCAGCAACCTGCGCTGTCTCAGACCCCACAAAAAACCCAGAAGGAAAAGGCTGCCATGGCTGAGAAAGACGTGGAAATGATGAGACTGAAGCTAGACAAAGCTCTCTCCGGCAGCATGGACCGCCGCTCTGGTTTTGATCTCGTGGATCAAATGCCTTTTCTTTATGTTCGTGTCACCAAGGTGAAGCTTACTAATTCACCAGCAAATTCTTCAGCATTTGCAAAACTCGTGATTGGAACCCACGCGATCAAAAAAAAATCCCAGGCCTGTAACGACAAGGGGTGGGATCAGGTTTTTGCATTCGATAAAGAAGGCTTGAATTTGGCCTCTTTAGAAATCTTGGTTTGGACTGAAAAAAATGTTGCAGTAGCGGAGAACGAGAAGAGCAACATTGAAGAAAGCTGCCTTGGAATGGTGTCGTTTGATTTGCAAGAAGTACCTAAAAGAGTGCCTCCAGATATGGAAGAGTAAAGAACTTGAGATTAGTTAAAGGATTCGAAATCAAGATCATGGAGCAATTAGTGATAttgatttaataaatcaaagctgaaaaaacTCAAGACTTAAACTGAAGAAAAGGTTGGATAATTACCTGAATGATGTGAAACGTTCTGGTTAGTTCTTTGCTCGAGAAAGCACCCTAGCAACCACCAATCGTTACAATTAAATTTGTCTTGCTTGTCTGGATGAATTCTTTGAACTGGTTTCTTGGGGGAAGCTAGaatatcattcttttttttttctttgacttTGTTCAAAGCAATCAACGATGAAAAGGTTTGGACTCTCTCCGGCAATGGTGTGGCAgggttatctttttctttttccccagtGATTGCCGTACAAAAGGAACCCAAGTGAAATTAGACCGGTTGGTTAAATTTTGGTTCAAAGTTGTAGAGGTagagaaaaattttgttaaaccaaaccaatttgaattattaaaaaataaagtacaaataataacaggacactTGGCGCAATGCTATAGGTGGCAGTGGATTGGCATTGCAAatatgtcaccgaggatcccaagtgaaaccaaaccaagttgaattattagaaaattaaagtgtaaataataacagaACACTTGGTGCAATACTATAGGTGATATTGGgttggcatagaaaacatgtcaccgagaaTTCCAAGTTAATTCCTAAaaccccaaaacaaaaaaagagacaAAATAGGAGAGTATTCAATATATCACAAAAAGGAAGATTTTCCAAAGGAGCTCTCGTGTCTTGGAATTGTGGTGTc
The DNA window shown above is from Coffea arabica cultivar ET-39 chromosome 5e, Coffea Arabica ET-39 HiFi, whole genome shotgun sequence and carries:
- the LOC140006861 gene encoding uncharacterized protein: METIEHIFFNCPTAQVTWKIAPVRWEGLAKLQGTLWRWWEAVLQAAKETQGVGRIQLTANILWQIWKAKNKFTFQQEIANAKIIVDKAQQEWIEYEAAKESDIGSNSEPEKATPIQQRWEPPKEGTIRINTDAAISAKMVRSGLGIIARNWRGELVRAKGITMRRKGIAATEEALAIREALEMAQFAG